A window from Peromyscus eremicus chromosome 1, PerEre_H2_v1, whole genome shotgun sequence encodes these proteins:
- the LOC131919611 gene encoding serum amyloid A-3 protein translates to MKSSIAIIFCFLVLGVDSQRWFQFMKEAGQGTRDMWRAYSDMKEANWKNSDKYFHARGNYDAAQRGPGGAWAAKVISDAREGIQRFTGRGAEDSRADQFANEWGRSGRDPNHFRPAGLPSKY, encoded by the exons ATGAAGTCATCCATTGCCATCATTTTTTGCTTCTTGGTGCTGGGAGTTGACAGCCAAAGATGGTTCCAGTTCATGAAAGAGGCTGGTCAAG GGACTAGAGACATGTGGCGGGCTTACTCTGACATGAAGGAGGCCAACTGGAAAAACTCAGACAAATACTTCCATGCTAGAGGGAACTATGATGCTGCCCAAAGGGGACCAGGAGGAGCCTGGGCTGCTAAAGTGATCAG TGATGCCAGAGAGGGTATTCAGAGGTTCACAGGACGTGGAGCAGAGGACTCAAGAGCTGACCAGTTTGCCAATGAATGGGGTCGGAGTGGTAGAGACCCTAACCACTTCCGACCTGCTGGCCTGCCTAGTAAATACTGA